The following are encoded together in the Phyllopteryx taeniolatus isolate TA_2022b chromosome 21, UOR_Ptae_1.2, whole genome shotgun sequence genome:
- the gatad2b gene encoding transcriptional repressor p66-beta has product MEQMSEEALRLNLLKRGLESPNEREEALAKRLKMEGHEAMERLKMLALLKRKDLADLAALEVAGPLGDGKGPGASSLHHQSLMGAAYEEKLNGSLRLGGHGGHVGPSKNGKENILDEPVDMSAGRRCDTDHDRRTPSPDVIILSDNEASSPRATPRPEERLNHANLDMFKGKTGEERQQMIKALREELRLEEARLVLLKKLRQSQMQKENVVQKVSVVQNAASSGQPPSMHGSPGLGKLPVRPGMHNPEPQNLRTPQGHTVIRSGANANLPPMLMSQRVIAPNPATLLQGQRLSKPGMGRSSMGNAVSYQQASQQVAASQRSGSSAMYMNLAHMQAAAAAGASGVAGSLGGTSAVSPSTLSGSASGGVNSMADQASSQAAAKLALRKQLEKTLLEIPPPKPPAPLLHFLPSAANSEFIYMVGLEEVVQSVLDSQGKLRGTLSRMEPFFCAQCRTDFTPHWKQEKSGRILCEQCMMSNQKKALKAEHTNRLKNAFVKALQQEQEIEQRLQQAALSPSSAPSGPNASKTDSLIRHHALRQAPQPQASMQRGLSNSARGVLSNFAQASQLSVASSLMGMSGAKHCGSSGGGSSSSSRLQHDSRRQIYNIPGLNIAYLNPAAVGAHKSSSLADRQREYLLDMIPPRSISQSITGQK; this is encoded by the exons ATGGAGCAGATGTCTGAGGAGGCGCTAAGGCTGAACTTGCTGAAGCGAGGTCTGGAATCGCCCAACGAACGAGAGGAGGCTTTGGCCAAGCGCCTCAAAATGGAGGGCCACGAGGCCATGGAGCGCCTGAAGATGTTGGCGCTGCTAAAACGCAAAGATCTCGCTGACCTGGCGGCCCTGGAGGTCGCCGGCCCTCTAGGAGACGGAAAGGGCCCCGGCGCGAGCTCGCTCCATCATCAGAGCCTCATGGGTGCTGCTTACGAAGAGAAACTAAATGGGAGTCTGAGACTGGGAggacatggcggccatgttggaccTAGTAAGAATGGGAAGGAGAACATTCTGGATGAGCCGGTGGACATGAGCGCAGGACGGAGATG TGACACAGACCACGATAGACGAACTCCGTCTCCAGACGTGATCATTCTGTCAGACAATGAGGCCTCCAGTCCCAGAGCAACACCTCGCCCCGAAGAGCGCCTGAACCATGCCAACCTGGACATGTTCAAG GGTAAGACCGGGGAGGAGAGGCAGCAGATGATCAAAGCTCTGAGAGAGGAGCTGCGTTTGGAGGAGGCTCGCCTGGTGCTGCTCAAGAAGCTCCGGCAGAGTCAAATGCAGAAGGAGAATGTGGTGCAGAAG GTATCGGTGGTCCAGAATGCTGCCTCTTCTGGGCAGCCACCTTCCATGCACGGCTCCCCTGGACTGGGGAAGCTTCCGGTTCGGCCAGGCATGCACAACCCGGAGCCCCAGAACCTCCGGACTCCACAG GGTCACACAGTCATCAGGTCAGGGGCCAACGCCAACCTCCCGCCCATGCTCATGTCCCAGCGGGTGATAGCCCCCAACCCTGCCACATTATTGCAAGGCCAGCGGCTCTCCAAACCTGGCATGGGTCGCTCCAGCATGGGCAACGCCGTAAGCTACCAGCAG GCCAGCCAGCAGGTGGCAGCATCCCAGCGATCAGGCTCCAGTGCCATGTACATGAACCTTGCCCATATGCaagcagcggcagcagcaggTGCCAGCGGGGTGGCGGGCAGCCTGGGCGGAACCTCCGCCGTCAGCCCATCCACTCTATCCGGCTCGGCCAGCGGAGGCGTGAACTCCATGGCGGACCAAGCCAGCAGCCAGGCTGCCGCCAAGCTTGCCCTGAGGAAGCAGCTGGAGAAAACGCTGCTGGAGATCCCCCCACCCAAACCCCCTGCCCCCCTCCTCCACTTCCTGCCATCGGCCGCTAACAGCGAGTTCATCTACATGGTGGGCCTGGAGGAGGTGGTGCAGAGCGTCCTCGACAGTCAGG GTAAACTGCGAGGCACGCTTTCCCGCATGGAGCCTTTCTTCTGTGCCCAGTGCAGAACTGATTTCACCCCCCACTGGAAGCAGGAGAAGAGTGGGCGAATCCTGTGTGAGCAGTGCATGATGTCCAATCAGAAAAAAGCTCTCAAGGCAGAGCACACTAACAGGCTGAAGAATGCCTTCGTGAAGGCCCTGCAGCAGGAGCAG GAGATTGAACAGAGGCTGCAACAGGCGGCCCTCTCACCCAGCTCGGCGCCCAGCGGCCCAAACGCCTCCAAGACAGACTCCCTGATCCGACATCATGCTCTGCGCCAG gcTCCTCAACCTCAGGCCTCGATGCAGAGAGGCCTGTCCAACTCTGCGCGGGGTGTCCTGTCTAACTTTGCCCAGGCCTCTCAGCTGTCAGTGGCCAGCAGCCTCATGGGGATGAGCGGTGCAAAGCACTGTGGCAGCAGTGGAGGCGGaagcagtagcagcagcagaCTGCAGCATGATAGCCGTCGCCAGATCTACAACATCCCAG GGTTAAATATCGCCTATCTGAACCCAGCGGCAGTCGGCGCCCATAAGAGCTCCAGCTTAGCAGACCGGCAGAGAGAGTACCTGTTGGACATGATCCCACCCCGATCCATATCGCAGTCCATCACCGGACAGAAATGA